The window AGACCGTGGACGTCATCGTGGACACCACCCGTGAATTGGGCGCCGGCCAGACCACGGGCAGCCGGGGCACCTTGATGGGCGCTGGCTCGGTGGCCGACGCCTGCCACAACGCCCTGGCTGACGGCTGCCGTCCGAACGTGGACTACGAGGGCGAGTACCGGGTGGACTGGACCAACTCGATGAATGACGGCCTAGAGAATCCCGTCATCCACTCCACCTTCGGCTACGCGGCCCAGATGGTGGTTCTGGACCCGGAGACTGGCCTGGTGGACTGCGTGGTGGCCGCCCACGACGTGGGCCGAGCCGTTAACCCCCTGATGTGCGAGGGGCAGGTCGAGGGGGCGGTTCACATGGGTCTCGGCTACGCCCTGACCGAGGGCTTCCCGACTGACGCCGACGCCCGTCCCCGGAACGAGACTCTACGAAGCCTCGGCATCATCCGACCCAAGGACATGCCGGAGGTCGACGTCCGGCTGATCGAGTCGCCCCAGCCCGACTCGCCCTATGGCATCAAGGGCGTGGGAGAGATCGGCCTAGTGCCGACGGCCGGTGCAGTGGCTGCCGCCCTGCACGCCCACGACGGCGGATGGCGTCACAGCCTGCCCATGGCCGACCCGGACCAGGAGGACCGTTGGGCCGCCTGGGACGGACGCTGATTCCGTGGCTGCTGTCGCTCCGACCGCCGACCAGACCCCAGGGCTGGTCTGCGCGCACCACCACCTCTACTCGGCGCTGGCTCGCGGCATGCCAACCCCGCCCCGGACACCGACTGGGTTCGCCGAGATCCTGGAACTGGTGTGGTGGCGCCTCGACCGGGCATTGGACGACCAGTCGATCCGGTGGTCGGCCATGCTGGGCGCCGTGGAGGCCCTCGAACGTGGCTGCACGGCGATCATCGATCACCACGAGTCCCCGGACGCCATCGACGGCTCGCTGTCAATAATCGCCGAGGCGTGTGCCGAGGTGGGGGTGCGGGTGTCGTGTGCCTACGGGATCACCGACCGCCACGGTGCCGACGGGGCCCGGCGTGGACTGGCCGAGAACGAGCGGTTCCTCCGGGAGGGTGGCCGGGGCATGGTCGGTGTGCACGCCGGGTTCACCTGCTCTGACGAGAGCCTGGAGGCGGCGGCCGGCCTGGCCGCCGACCGGGGCGTGGGGGTCCACGTGCACGTGGCCGAGGGCCCAGTAGACGCCGGGGCGGCCGACCGGCTACGACACCTGGCCACCGACGACTGGCTCCTGATCCATGGGGTACACCTGCTCGACGACCACGGCCTGGCCGGGACCATCGTCCACAACGCCCGATCCAACATGAACAACGCCGTCGGCTACGCCCGACCCGTCCGGTTCGCCAACCCGGTGGCCCTGGGCAGCGACGGGATCGGGGCCGACATGCTCGACGAGTTCCGCGTGGCTTACGCGCGCCAGCGCGAAGACGACGTGACGGCTTCGCCCGAGGTGGCCTGGGGATGGCTGGCCACCGGCTGGGACCTGTTTCCCGAGGCGTTGGCCGACCGGGTGACTTGGACGTACGCCGATATGGACCCCTGGCGGCTGGCCTTCACCACCGACGTCGGACCCCGGACCGTGGAGGTCGATGGCCGGGTGGTCCTGGCCGATGGCCGGCCCACCCTGGTCGATGCCGACGAGGTCCGGGCCCGGGCCGCCGAGGAGGCCGCCCGCCTGCACCGTCGCCTCGAGGACTGCTGAGAGGAGCGCCCTATGACCCGTCTGGCCATCTACCTACAGGACGCCCATTCGATTCCGGACGCCATCGGCTACGTCCAGTACGCCGAGCAGCGGGGTTTCGAGGCGGTCTGGCAGGCTGATTCCCGTTTGGTTCGCGACGCCGTGGTCCCCATGGCCGCCTTCGCCTCTTGCACTGAGACCATCAGGATCGGCTCGGGCGTCGTCGACTGTTGGACCCGCAACCCGGCTCGCCTGGCCTCCACGTTCTCCACGCTCGACGACCTGGCACCCGGCCGGATAATCCTCGGCATCGGTGCCTGGTGGGAGCCATTGGCCACCAAGGTCGGTGTGCACCGACACCGGTCGCTGAAGGCCATGAGGGAGACCGTCGAGGCCTGTCGTGCCCTGCTGGCCGACGAAACGGTGACCTACGACGGCGAGTTCGTGCACCTCGACGGGGTCGAGCTGGATTACGTGTACCAGGAGCGCCGACCCAAGGACGTCCCGATCTATATCGGAGCCACCGGCGACCGGATGCTGGAGTTGACCGGCGAGATTGCCGACGGGGTAGTCCTGAACTACCTGGTGTCGCCGGAGTACAACCGGCGGGCCATGGACCGCCTGGCCGACGGTGCGGCCCGAGCCGGCCGGTCGGTGGACGACCTAGATCGACCGCAACTGGTGGTCTGCTCGGTGGCCGAAACTCGCGCCGAGGCCCTGGATGGAGCCCGCCTCATGGTCACCCAGTACCTGGGCCAGCAACCCCACATCATGAAGGCCTCCGGTGTGCCCGAGTCGCTCCTCGAGGAGATCGGACGAGTACTGACCTGGCCGGCCACCCACGAACAGGTGGAGGCCGCATCGAAGCTGGTTCCCGACGAGATCGTGCAGATGATCTGTGCCGCGGGCACGGCCGATGAGGTCCGAGAGAAGGTGGCCCAGTACATGGCCGACGGGTGCACCTGCCCGATCCTTTACCCGTTGGGGCCCGACGTCCGCCTGATGATCGACGTCTTCGCCGACTGGACGCCGTGATCGCGCTGGACACGCGAGGCTGGACGGCATGAGCCCCCGCCTCGTCCTGCGTGGTGCCCGCCATCCTGGTGACGTGGCCGTTGCCGACGGCCGGATCGTGGCCGTGGGAACAGTGCCCGCCGAACCTGGCGACGAGGTGGTGCGGTGCGAGGGCGATGTGGTTACCGCAGGCCTCGTGAACACCCACCACCACCTATATCAGTGGATGACCCGCGGTCGGGCCGTGGGGTGCAACCTCTTCGACTGGCTGGTCGAGTTGTACCCAGTGTGGGGCCGGCTGTCGGTGGAGGACGTGCGGGCCGCCGCTCTGGTCGGCCTCGGCGAGTTGGCGACCACCGGATGCACCACAGCATCCGACCACCACTACCTCGTTCCCCGTGGCGACGACGCGGTGTTCGACGCCATCGTGGATGCCGCCGGTGAGGTTGGCCTTCGATTGCATCTCTCCCGGGGCTCGATGGACCTAGGGGAGAGTCTGGGTGGGCTGCCTCCGGACCACGTGGTGGAGGACCGAGACGCCATCCTGGCCTCCACTGAATCGGTTATCGCCCGCCACCACGACGGTGAGATGGTTCACGTCACGGTGGCACCGTGCAGCCCCTTCTCGGTCACCCCCGGGTTGATGGTGGAATCGGCTGAGTTGGCCCGACGCCACGGGTTACGGCTTCACACCCACCTCTGCGAGACGGTCGAGGAGCAAGAGCACTGCCTGGAGCGGTTCGGTCGCCGACC is drawn from Acidimicrobiales bacterium and contains these coding sequences:
- a CDS encoding amidohydrolase family protein, with amino-acid sequence MAAVAPTADQTPGLVCAHHHLYSALARGMPTPPRTPTGFAEILELVWWRLDRALDDQSIRWSAMLGAVEALERGCTAIIDHHESPDAIDGSLSIIAEACAEVGVRVSCAYGITDRHGADGARRGLAENERFLREGGRGMVGVHAGFTCSDESLEAAAGLAADRGVGVHVHVAEGPVDAGAADRLRHLATDDWLLIHGVHLLDDHGLAGTIVHNARSNMNNAVGYARPVRFANPVALGSDGIGADMLDEFRVAYARQREDDVTASPEVAWGWLATGWDLFPEALADRVTWTYADMDPWRLAFTTDVGPRTVEVDGRVVLADGRPTLVDADEVRARAAEEAARLHRRLEDC
- a CDS encoding LLM class flavin-dependent oxidoreductase, whose translation is MTRLAIYLQDAHSIPDAIGYVQYAEQRGFEAVWQADSRLVRDAVVPMAAFASCTETIRIGSGVVDCWTRNPARLASTFSTLDDLAPGRIILGIGAWWEPLATKVGVHRHRSLKAMRETVEACRALLADETVTYDGEFVHLDGVELDYVYQERRPKDVPIYIGATGDRMLELTGEIADGVVLNYLVSPEYNRRAMDRLADGAARAGRSVDDLDRPQLVVCSVAETRAEALDGARLMVTQYLGQQPHIMKASGVPESLLEEIGRVLTWPATHEQVEAASKLVPDEIVQMICAAGTADEVREKVAQYMADGCTCPILYPLGPDVRLMIDVFADWTP
- a CDS encoding 8-oxoguanine deaminase, with amino-acid sequence MSPRLVLRGARHPGDVAVADGRIVAVGTVPAEPGDEVVRCEGDVVTAGLVNTHHHLYQWMTRGRAVGCNLFDWLVELYPVWGRLSVEDVRAAALVGLGELATTGCTTASDHHYLVPRGDDAVFDAIVDAAGEVGLRLHLSRGSMDLGESLGGLPPDHVVEDRDAILASTESVIARHHDGEMVHVTVAPCSPFSVTPGLMVESAELARRHGLRLHTHLCETVEEQEHCLERFGRRPVEMLDEWGWVGDDVWLAHGIHIDDGEMARLGTAGTGVAHCPSSNARVAAGMCRVTDLRAAGCPVGLGVDGVASNEVGGLFGELRQALYTARLRELRPDALMPADVVEMGTRGGARCLGLDDLGSVQVGMRADLAVWPGDDLGDIADALTALVLGPDRRVRHLFVEGRAVVADGLLLGTDLAEAHRDLAGRARRLWET